The following nucleotide sequence is from Deltaproteobacteria bacterium.
TGGAATTGCTCACAGCTGATTCCTAAGGTTATTTTTCTAGGTTAAGCCTAAATTTTTCAACTTTTGATCCATCGCCCTTCCCCAACCCAATTTTTTCACACCTTCGGGGGAGAGGGGGGATTTTTTGCCGTTCACGATGATTGGGAGAGGATCCATTTTTTTTACTATAGCGAATTTAGCTGCTCTAACCAAGTAAAAAAATTCGAATTTCGGATTTAGATTATTCACTTCGTCTATTTGGTTTCGGCTTGTTAAATTTAATAGGACGCAGATTTGCGCAGATAACAACGGATCATTATTTTCTTTTTAGTTTATCCTGATGATCTGTGTAGATCCGTGTCCAAAAAGGAAATTCCTATACAACCGAGTTAAATATTGGGGAAGGAGGCCTTCTGAAAGTCTCCTTCGCAGGGTTGACCCAGGCGGAACCAGACCTCCGGGGAGGTTCTTTCTTGTAGACCAATGACAAGGGCTGCAACCGTAAGCCAGCCAGACTTCTGCTCCGGAGGACGATGCCGGCAGATGGAAAGGTTTCCCGGACCGTTTTCATGGTCCTGGGAAAAAGAAATAAACTTGGAGATCGTAAACGGTTGATGCTGCATCAAGGAGTGGATTCGATTCAACCGGGTGTTTGAACTTTTGGGAATCTTCCCGTTCATGTTTTTCATTCCTGGAAGAAAAAAATGATTGGTATGGACCAAAACCCCTTCTGAAATTCTTCGGGTTTCAAAGCGTTCCGGGCTGTAAACTTCCAGGAGGATAAGGTTATTGGGGTCGGCCAGCAAGTAGTGGATCGGAGATTGCATCCCCTCCTGGCGGAAGATTTTTAAGGCTTCTTCAACCGAAGCAGCCCGGCTGAAAATCTTCTCCAGACGCAGATGTCGACGCGACCGATGAGGAACGATCGAGGCCGCGGCATTGACGATGACCAACCCTTTCTCATTCACTCCAGCGGTCATACGGCCGTTTTTCCTGGAAGCGATGCCCAGAAAAGCAATTCCCACGGAGGGAATTTCCTTTATAAGAACCTGCTCTTCCCCTTGGCCCAGATCTCGGGTTTTCCCAACGAGAACCCCGCCCCCTTGCACCGAACTGCCGGCAGCTGCAAAGAGGGTACAGGCCAAGATATCCTGGCCCAGAGAGAAGGCGAGGCCGAAGATGAGGAAAGCGATCAGGAAAATGATCCGTCTTGGTTTCATTACAGATCTCCACCGACACATATTTTATCCCCAGGCCCAAGGCTTTTCAGTTCATCGATCAGACCGCGAATTACTTTGAATCCTTTTTCCCAAAAATCGGCCCGATTTATATCCATCCCTACTTGGGCCAGAAGATCATCAGGACTCTGAGAGCCTCCGCTCTCCAAAAGCCGGATCAGGTGGGGTAAAAAAGAATTTCCTTCTTCCTGATACCTTTGAAACAAGGGAAGAACCACCAGTTCTCCGAATACATAGCTATAACAATAAAACCGCGAATGGATAAAATGGGAAATGTAGGACCAACCCCAGCGGTATTCGGGAATCATTTCTACGGTCTCCCCAAAGAGGCGAAGATTGGCCTGCCACCACACATTCCCGATTTCTTCAGCGGTCAGAAAATGGTCTCGGCGCCGTTCATGGGCTTCCTGCTCGAAGCGCGTTAAGACGTTCTGGCGAAAAACCGTGGCTATAATGTCTTCGATTTCTGTGCCCAGAAGGGCTTGGCGGGCCGCTATATCGTGCTCTTCCCGAAGGAGGGCATGGGTCATGATCATTTCCCCGAAAACCGAAGCGGTCTCAGCCAAGGGGAGGGGAGGGTCGAAATTGAGCAGGGTTTGTTTCCGGGCTAAATAGAAGTGGATGGCATGCCCCATCTCGTGAGCTAAGGTGAGGGCATCCCTGAAGTGTCCGGTAAAATTGATGAGGAGATAAGGATGTAAGGAGGGAGTGAGGCCGGAGCAGAAAGCTCCCCCGTACTTGCCCTTGCGAATTTCCGCGTCAATCCAACGCTTCTCAAAAAATTCTTGGGCGATTTCCCCAAACCGGGGGTGAAATTGATGGAAAGAATCTACCAGGAGGAATTGAGCCTCTTGGGAGCTCAATTCTTTTTTCCCTCCGGGTAGAGGGGCGTATAGATCGCTGTTTTTTAACTTGGGGAGCCCAAGCAGACATGCTTTAACCTGGAAATATTCCCGGGCCAGAGAATAATGATCCTCAGTCACTTTCATCATCAATTCCACGGTTTCCGGGCGGATTTCATTTTCCAGGTGGGTGCGGTGCATGGCGCCCCGGTAACCGCGAATTTCGTCTTCCACCCGCGAGTCCAGGATAAGGGCATTGAAAATGGAAGTAAGAACAAGGTGGTTTTGCTCGTGGTGCTTCAAAAAAGTTATCAACGCTCTTTCCCGAAGATCCCGGTCGGGAGAATAAAGCATGGCCAGCATCTCACTCCCTGTAAATTCTTCTTCCTTTCCCTCCATGGTAAGGCGGAAGATAAAGGATCCTATGAATTCATCAAAGAGGGTGGTAAAGGCTGACCTTCCGGTCAGGTTCTTCCGGTTGATAATTTCTTCTTCTTTTTCCGACCGGGTGAAATCGCGGAAGCGGCGTAAAAAGCGGAGGGCATGTTCATAAGCCCTAAGCGGTTCATACTCCAAAAACGAACACAGCTGTTCCTCGGGAAGCCGCATAAGAGCCAAGCGGAAAAAAAGAAGCTGGGTTTCCAATTCATTCCACTTTTCTTTCGCCTGTTGCATCAGGGCTTTGTATTGGTTGTTCTGGGTATTTTCTGCGAATAACAGGCTGGCATAAAGGAAAGGTTTAACCCCTGTCTCTTGAATGGATTCATACTCCCGAAGGGCTTGAAGAAACTCGGGAGCTTTTAGGGTGGCAATTTCCCTCCCCTGGTATATTTCCTGAAACTCCTTCGCTTTAGGCCAAGACATTTTCAGGTCTTCGGCGAGCAATGGATCCTCTGGACCGCTGTATAAGTCGGAGAGGTTCCATTTTTCGCCTTGCGCTCCATCCACTTCCTTGGATTCCCTCATTCTC
It contains:
- a CDS encoding C45 family peptidase produces the protein MKPRRIIFLIAFLIFGLAFSLGQDILACTLFAAAGSSVQGGGVLVGKTRDLGQGEEQVLIKEIPSVGIAFLGIASRKNGRMTAGVNEKGLVIVNAAASIVPHRSRRHLRLEKIFSRAASVEEALKIFRQEGMQSPIHYLLADPNNLILLEVYSPERFETRRISEGVLVHTNHFFLPGMKNMNGKIPKSSNTRLNRIHSLMQHQPFTISKFISFSQDHENGPGNLSICRHRPPEQKSGWLTVAALVIGLQERTSPEVWFRLGQPCEGDFQKASFPNI
- a CDS encoding M3 family oligoendopeptidase — protein: MRESKEVDGAQGEKWNLSDLYSGPEDPLLAEDLKMSWPKAKEFQEIYQGREIATLKAPEFLQALREYESIQETGVKPFLYASLLFAENTQNNQYKALMQQAKEKWNELETQLLFFRLALMRLPEEQLCSFLEYEPLRAYEHALRFLRRFRDFTRSEKEEEIINRKNLTGRSAFTTLFDEFIGSFIFRLTMEGKEEEFTGSEMLAMLYSPDRDLRERALITFLKHHEQNHLVLTSIFNALILDSRVEDEIRGYRGAMHRTHLENEIRPETVELMMKVTEDHYSLAREYFQVKACLLGLPKLKNSDLYAPLPGGKKELSSQEAQFLLVDSFHQFHPRFGEIAQEFFEKRWIDAEIRKGKYGGAFCSGLTPSLHPYLLINFTGHFRDALTLAHEMGHAIHFYLARKQTLLNFDPPLPLAETASVFGEMIMTHALLREEHDIAARQALLGTEIEDIIATVFRQNVLTRFEQEAHERRRDHFLTAEEIGNVWWQANLRLFGETVEMIPEYRWGWSYISHFIHSRFYCYSYVFGELVVLPLFQRYQEEGNSFLPHLIRLLESGGSQSPDDLLAQVGMDINRADFWEKGFKVIRGLIDELKSLGPGDKICVGGDL